A DNA window from Micromonospora sp. NBC_01739 contains the following coding sequences:
- a CDS encoding DUF6642 family protein: protein MPRRKGVFCIEGEWHPDLTKRWSVRPTLQLLEQLESLRYIHQSAVTRDQLKYYVEQWSLRKYSSYEVGFFALHGSPSQLWLSNSQSTSLHEVATWISPGCWQGRQIYIGACSVLQGSDRDLSEFLKQTGASMVCGFTKQIDWIESAAFETVVLDRLVNAGKVNSLQQLVSSARWAPLAQHLGFRVVYATGESFKIPSMRSKGSSVTL, encoded by the coding sequence ATGCCGAGGCGCAAGGGTGTCTTTTGTATCGAGGGCGAATGGCATCCCGACCTGACCAAGCGCTGGTCGGTGCGGCCGACTCTTCAGCTGCTGGAGCAGTTGGAGAGCCTGCGCTACATCCATCAGAGCGCTGTCACCCGGGATCAGCTGAAGTACTACGTCGAACAGTGGTCCTTGCGCAAGTACTCCTCGTACGAGGTGGGCTTCTTTGCGCTGCACGGGTCTCCCAGCCAACTGTGGCTGTCCAACTCACAATCGACCAGTTTGCACGAGGTCGCGACCTGGATATCACCAGGCTGCTGGCAGGGGAGGCAGATCTACATCGGCGCGTGCTCGGTGCTGCAGGGGTCCGACAGGGACCTGAGCGAGTTCCTGAAGCAGACGGGCGCGTCGATGGTGTGTGGCTTCACCAAGCAGATTGACTGGATCGAGTCGGCGGCCTTCGAGACGGTGGTCCTGGATCGGCTGGTCAACGCCGGCAAAGTCAACAGCCTTCAACAGTTGGTTTCCTCGGCACGTTGGGCGCCGCTGGCACAACACCTCGGGTTCCGGGTGGTCTACGCCACGGGTGAGAGCTTCAAGATCCCGTCGATGCGATCCAAAGGGTCGAGCGTCACTCTATGA
- a CDS encoding HD domain-containing protein has protein sequence MDLPPYLASMPMHAITEMHGEPGLRERFRLECAAFDADARGRLDEALELAGRLHRDDRRSREPYVNHLLRVAIRLMHHYQVRDPEVIVAGLLHDAVEDHPAELAGPAYAGGDPTPAALAVLADRFGARVARLVAAVTNPRWDPERDRNEQYREHLVHSLDGEPWARVIKVSDFTDNGVGVIHSVGPKVEALARKYRPLVPVFRDLVTRADTPLSEPVRRHILDQLDLAEERFSAILDQPAQHA, from the coding sequence ATGGATCTGCCGCCGTATCTGGCCAGCATGCCGATGCACGCCATCACGGAGATGCACGGGGAGCCGGGCCTGCGGGAGAGGTTCCGGCTGGAGTGTGCGGCCTTCGACGCCGACGCCCGGGGTCGGCTGGACGAGGCGTTGGAGTTGGCCGGCCGGCTGCACCGCGACGACCGGCGGTCCCGGGAGCCGTACGTCAACCATCTGCTGCGGGTCGCGATCCGGTTGATGCACCACTACCAGGTACGCGACCCGGAGGTGATCGTCGCCGGGCTGCTGCACGACGCGGTGGAGGATCATCCGGCGGAGCTGGCCGGCCCGGCGTACGCCGGGGGTGATCCGACTCCGGCGGCGCTGGCGGTGCTCGCGGACCGGTTCGGTGCCCGGGTGGCGCGGCTGGTCGCGGCGGTCACCAATCCGCGGTGGGATCCGGAACGGGACCGCAACGAGCAGTACCGCGAGCACCTGGTGCACAGTCTCGACGGTGAGCCGTGGGCCCGGGTCATCAAGGTCTCCGACTTCACCGACAACGGTGTCGGGGTGATCCACTCGGTCGGGCCGAAGGTGGAGGCGTTGGCGCGCAAGTACCGTCCCCTGGTGCCGGTCTTCCGCGATCTGGTCACCCGCGCGGACACTCCCCTGTCCGAGCCGGTGCGCCGGCACATCCTCGACCAGCTAGACCTGGCCGAGGAGCGGTTCAGCGCCATCCTGGACCAACCCGCGCAGCACGCCTGA
- a CDS encoding DivIVA domain-containing protein — protein MAQVYRSGQLYGTGLPARLTPHEVRTRSFDPRRRGVDPDQVRQFQARVADDLADLHRQIHTLAEENERLKRALRDWQTMHARECRPANDGHW, from the coding sequence GTGGCCCAGGTGTATCGATCCGGCCAGCTCTACGGGACCGGGCTGCCGGCCCGGTTGACCCCGCACGAGGTACGCACCCGCAGCTTCGACCCGCGTCGCCGTGGCGTCGATCCCGATCAGGTACGCCAGTTCCAGGCCCGGGTCGCCGATGACCTGGCCGACCTGCACCGGCAGATCCACACCCTTGCTGAGGAGAACGAGCGGCTCAAGCGGGCACTGCGCGACTGGCAGACCATGCACGCCCGCGAATGCCGACCAGCGAACGACGGCCACTGGTGA
- a CDS encoding winged helix-turn-helix domain-containing protein: MREVPDYWRIADDVIADVKSKKLKPGDRLPSIADTRATYNVSHGTVQMAYARLEALRVIRRQQGKGVFVTDPGTWMREP, encoded by the coding sequence ATGCGAGAAGTGCCGGACTACTGGCGCATCGCCGATGATGTGATCGCCGACGTCAAGTCCAAGAAGTTGAAGCCGGGGGACAGGCTGCCCTCGATCGCCGACACACGCGCCACCTACAACGTCAGTCACGGAACCGTGCAGATGGCCTACGCGCGCCTCGAAGCGCTGCGGGTCATTCGGCGGCAGCAGGGCAAGGGCGTCTTCGTGACCGATCCGGGCACCTGGATGCGGGAGCCCTGA
- a CDS encoding HNH endonuclease: protein MIDVKAFVGVTDEKWYRFLAARPGLGEVNFWRPSGGNFRALTPGEPFFFKAHYPLNRIVGGGFFSGFTQLRISEAWELFGEANGVASLDEMRRSVGRYRKQPIGLDEDPVIGCIFVRDSVFFPDESTVGPPPDFASNVVQGKTYDLADSSVAGYFDLLLHRILGVAVALDLSEPWHRPGPVYGDPRLVPQRLGQQSFKAVVLSAYGRRCAITGNRVQPVLQAAHIRPLQQGGDHRIDNGLLLKSDVHILFDRGYLGVDPKYRLMVSPRLRSEFGNGDQFYAKAGTTIALPQRAPDRPNADFLEWHLDTVFKAA, encoded by the coding sequence ATGATCGATGTGAAGGCTTTTGTAGGCGTGACGGACGAAAAGTGGTACCGGTTCCTAGCAGCGCGTCCCGGCCTGGGTGAGGTCAACTTCTGGCGGCCGTCTGGCGGCAACTTTCGTGCTCTCACGCCTGGCGAACCCTTCTTCTTCAAGGCGCACTACCCACTCAATCGGATAGTCGGAGGAGGCTTCTTCAGCGGCTTCACCCAACTGAGGATCTCGGAGGCGTGGGAGTTGTTCGGCGAGGCCAACGGTGTCGCTAGCTTGGACGAGATGCGCCGCAGCGTCGGGCGCTACCGCAAGCAGCCGATCGGGCTCGACGAGGACCCGGTCATCGGCTGCATCTTCGTTCGCGACAGCGTCTTTTTCCCTGATGAATCGACTGTTGGCCCACCACCGGATTTCGCTTCCAATGTGGTACAGGGCAAGACGTACGACCTCGCTGATTCCTCCGTCGCCGGGTACTTCGATCTCCTGCTGCACCGCATACTGGGCGTGGCCGTCGCACTGGACCTCAGTGAGCCCTGGCATCGACCCGGGCCGGTGTATGGTGATCCCCGGCTCGTACCGCAACGCCTCGGTCAGCAGTCGTTCAAGGCTGTGGTGCTGAGTGCCTACGGACGACGTTGCGCCATTACCGGCAACAGGGTCCAGCCGGTGCTGCAGGCGGCCCATATTAGGCCGTTGCAGCAAGGCGGGGACCATCGGATCGACAACGGCTTGCTGCTCAAGTCGGACGTGCACATTCTCTTCGATCGGGGGTACCTTGGTGTTGACCCGAAGTACCGCTTGATGGTCAGTCCTCGCCTGCGCAGTGAATTCGGGAACGGTGACCAGTTCTACGCAAAGGCCGGCACGACCATCGCACTTCCGCAACGGGCGCCTGATCGGCCCAATGCCGATTTCCTCGAGTGGCATCTGGACACCGTCTTCAAGGCTGCCTGA
- a CDS encoding DUF559 domain-containing protein: protein MDTVLAELVRRGNGLVTRSVAEQVVPEWVLQRACTNGELVRVLPEVFAAAHLLNDESLPPLSRIGPALGRRAVAAWMRGRGALSHLTALDVWGLRQQRPGDLLHVSAPAGSGLRNWPGVRVHRRRHLTLTPPSTVVRQGMPVTTIERALVDSWPMLALEEQRTPMIRAFNNRLTTPGRLQAVLDGTARVASRVALRTLLTRLADGCRSPLEIWGHERVFTGPGMPTFQRQAQIRLGQRNVYLDLYAEPERVNIELDGATTHGDPRQREIDLRRDAQLAALGILVVRFAHRRLVREPETVRRETLAILATRQTR from the coding sequence GTGGATACGGTGTTGGCGGAGCTGGTGAGGCGCGGGAACGGGCTGGTGACCCGGTCGGTTGCCGAGCAGGTCGTGCCGGAGTGGGTCTTGCAGCGGGCGTGCACCAACGGCGAACTCGTACGGGTGCTGCCCGAGGTGTTCGCGGCGGCACACCTGTTGAATGACGAGAGCCTTCCGCCGCTCAGCCGGATCGGCCCGGCCCTCGGCCGCCGTGCGGTCGCCGCCTGGATGCGGGGGCGCGGTGCCCTCAGCCACCTCACCGCCCTCGACGTGTGGGGACTGCGCCAACAACGGCCCGGAGACCTGCTGCACGTGAGCGCACCTGCTGGCAGCGGCCTGCGAAACTGGCCCGGGGTGCGAGTCCACCGGCGTCGACACCTCACCCTCACTCCACCATCGACGGTGGTACGACAGGGGATGCCGGTGACCACCATCGAGCGAGCTTTGGTCGACTCCTGGCCGATGCTCGCGCTGGAGGAGCAACGGACGCCGATGATCAGGGCGTTCAACAACCGGCTGACCACCCCCGGCCGCCTGCAAGCTGTGCTCGACGGCACGGCAAGGGTGGCTAGCCGGGTAGCGCTGCGTACGCTGCTGACCCGCCTTGCCGACGGTTGCCGCAGCCCGCTGGAGATCTGGGGACACGAGCGCGTCTTCACCGGCCCTGGAATGCCGACCTTCCAGCGGCAGGCGCAGATCCGGCTCGGCCAGCGCAACGTCTACCTGGACCTGTACGCCGAGCCGGAACGGGTCAACATCGAACTCGACGGGGCCACCACCCACGGCGACCCCCGGCAGCGCGAAATCGACCTACGTCGTGACGCGCAACTGGCCGCCCTCGGCATCCTGGTCGTCCGCTTCGCCCATCGTCGGCTCGTGCGTGAGCCGGAGACCGTACGCCGGGAAACCCTCGCCATCCTCGCCACCCGTCAAACCAGGTAG